One region of Pangasianodon hypophthalmus isolate fPanHyp1 chromosome 15, fPanHyp1.pri, whole genome shotgun sequence genomic DNA includes:
- the puraa gene encoding purine-rich element binding protein Aa, with amino-acid sequence MADRDSGSEQGGAATGPALSSMHAVAGGAGSASGLQHDTQELASKRVDIQNKRFYLDVKQNAKGRFLKIAEVGAGGNKSRLTLSMSVAVEFRDYLGDFIEHYAQLGPSNPDAVQDEPRRALKSEFLVRENRKYYMDLKENQRGRFLRIRQTVNRGPGLGSAQGQTIALPAQGLIEFRDALAKLIDDYGVEDEPAELPEGTSLTVDNKRFFFDVGSNKYGVFMRVSEVKPTYRNSITVPYKVWAKFGSTFCKYAEEMKKIQDKQRERRVCEQQQQPGEMHPDDGDED; translated from the coding sequence ATGGCGGACAGAGACAGTGGAAGTGAGCAGGGAGGAGCGGCTACGGGCCCGGCTCTGAGCTCCATGCACGCGGTGGCAGGAGGGGCGGGCTCGGCTTCCGGCCTGCAGCACGACACGCAGGAGCTCGCGTCCAAGCGCGTCGACATCCAGAACAAGCGCTTCTACCTGGACGTGAAGCAGAACGCGAAAGGCCGCTTCCTAAAGATCGCCGAAGTGGGGGCCGGTGGCAACAAGAGCCGCCTGACGCTCTCCATGTCGGTGGCCGTCGAGTTCCGAGACTACCTCGGGGACTTCATCGAGCACTACGCGCAGCTGGGGCCCAGCAACCCGGACGCGGTGCAGGACGAGCCGAGACGAGCGCTCAAGAGCGAGTTCCTGGTGCGCGAGAATCGGAAGTATTACATGGATCTGAAGGAGAACCAGCGCGGCCGCTTCCTGCGGATCCGACAGACGGTAAACCGGGGGCCTGGCTTGGGCTCGGCGCAGGGCCAGACCATCGCGCTGCCGGCGCAGGGGCTCATCGAGTTCCGCGACGCGCTCGCCAAACTTATCGACGACTACGGCGTGGAGGATGAGCCTGCCGAGCTGCCCGAAGGCACGTCGCTCACTGTGGACAACAAGCGCTTCTTCTTCGACGTGGGCTCCAACAAGTACGGCGTGTTCATGCGCGTGAGCGAGGTGAAGCCCACGTACCGCAACTCGATCACGGTGCCCTACAAAGTGTGGGCCAAGTTCGGCAGCACGTTCTGTAAATACGCCGAGGAGATGAAAAAGATTCAAGACAAGCAGCGGGAGAGGAGGGTGTGCGAGCAGCAGCAACAGCCGGGAGAGATGCACCCGGACGACGGGGATGAGGATTGA